The Mycobacteriales bacterium genome has a segment encoding these proteins:
- a CDS encoding AMP-dependent synthetase: WGETIKAIVVRTADSTTTEAELIAYCKSKIAGYKAPTSIDFVEVIPRTATGKVQKFRLRDPYWAGRDRQIN, translated from the coding sequence TGGGGGGAGACGATCAAGGCGATCGTCGTGCGAACCGCTGACTCGACGACGACCGAGGCGGAGCTGATCGCCTACTGCAAGAGCAAGATCGCCGGCTACAAGGCGCCGACGTCGATCGACTTCGTCGAGGTCATCCCGCGAACGGCGACCGGCAAGGTGCAGAAGTTCCGGCTTCGCGACCCGTACTGGGCCGGCCGCGACCGCCAGATCAACTAG
- a CDS encoding DUF2007 domain-containing protein, with product MSNHARRRYAGHVEEFDSDTGFWHRLRKMVRSAPGPVAVGFAGSTVEAELMVGYLRSQGIHAVSSSDDAGGVEPALQTSSGVRVLVPHRQHAEARRALEERK from the coding sequence ATGAGCAACCACGCGCGACGGCGGTATGCCGGGCACGTCGAGGAGTTCGACTCCGACACGGGCTTCTGGCATCGGCTGCGCAAGATGGTCCGCTCCGCACCGGGTCCGGTTGCGGTGGGCTTTGCCGGCTCGACCGTCGAAGCCGAGCTGATGGTCGGCTACCTGCGCAGCCAGGGCATCCACGCGGTGAGCTCGTCCGACGACGCGGGCGGGGTCGAACCCGCCCTGCAGACCAGCTCGGGCGTCCGGGTGCTCGTACCGCACCGCCAGCACGCCGAGGCGCGGCGGGCGCTCGAGGAGCGGAAGTAG
- a CDS encoding pitrilysin family protein, which produces MAPSVDYPHTEHRLGNGLRVIVNEDHLAPVVAVNIWYDVGSRHEQPGRTGFAHLFEHLMFQGSANVKRGEHFSIVNAAGGTLNGTTWCDRTNYYETLPAHHLATALWLEADRMGGLLHSLDQPNLDNQRDVVKNEKRQTRDNQPYGSWLEHLHELCYPTDHPYHHTTIGSMADLDAASLEDARSFYETWYAPDNAVLTIVGDVETSEAILLAERYFGGIPAKGGFPTPPPTAIAPRLGGELRRTVPDRVPVPRVFVAYRTAPFGTAEFDAVQVASTVLGGGRGSRLYKALVLDRQLLQPSDSAIVDSWPFIGGATLTIADLPAREGVEIGALEAAYHQEVARLADEVSDEEVERAKALITSQWLHHLASADGRADTFSQYATLLGDPGLINNALPAWLAVTARDVRRVTAEVMSPDNRAVVTFVPDLADEQEAAA; this is translated from the coding sequence GTGGCTCCGAGCGTCGACTACCCGCACACCGAACACCGGCTCGGCAACGGGCTGCGCGTCATCGTCAACGAGGACCATCTTGCCCCCGTGGTGGCGGTCAACATCTGGTACGACGTCGGCTCCCGGCACGAGCAGCCCGGCCGCACCGGCTTTGCGCACCTGTTCGAACACCTCATGTTCCAGGGGTCAGCGAACGTCAAGCGAGGAGAGCACTTCTCGATCGTCAACGCGGCCGGCGGCACTCTGAACGGGACCACGTGGTGCGACCGCACGAACTACTACGAGACGCTGCCGGCGCACCACCTGGCGACCGCGCTGTGGCTCGAAGCGGACCGGATGGGCGGTCTGCTGCACTCCCTCGACCAGCCCAACCTCGACAACCAGCGCGACGTGGTGAAGAACGAGAAGCGCCAGACGCGGGACAACCAGCCGTACGGGTCGTGGCTCGAGCACCTGCACGAGCTGTGTTATCCGACCGACCACCCGTACCACCACACGACGATCGGGTCGATGGCGGATCTCGACGCGGCGTCTCTGGAGGACGCGCGGTCGTTCTACGAGACGTGGTACGCCCCCGACAACGCGGTGCTCACGATCGTGGGTGATGTCGAGACATCCGAGGCGATCCTGCTCGCCGAGCGCTACTTCGGCGGCATCCCCGCGAAGGGCGGCTTTCCGACGCCGCCGCCGACCGCGATCGCGCCACGCCTCGGTGGCGAGCTACGCCGTACCGTTCCCGACCGGGTGCCGGTTCCGCGCGTGTTCGTCGCCTACCGCACCGCGCCGTTCGGGACCGCGGAGTTCGACGCGGTGCAGGTGGCATCGACGGTGCTCGGTGGCGGGCGGGGAAGCCGGTTGTACAAGGCGCTCGTGCTCGACCGGCAGCTGCTGCAGCCGTCGGACTCGGCGATCGTGGACAGCTGGCCGTTCATCGGCGGAGCGACCTTGACCATTGCCGACCTACCGGCCCGCGAGGGAGTAGAGATCGGTGCGCTCGAGGCGGCCTACCACCAGGAGGTTGCGCGGCTCGCCGACGAGGTCAGCGACGAGGAGGTCGAGCGGGCCAAGGCGCTGATCACGAGCCAGTGGCTGCACCACCTGGCGAGCGCCGACGGCCGGGCGGACACCTTCAGCCAGTACGCGACCCTGCTCGGCGACCCGGGGCTGATCAACAACGCGCTGCCGGCCTGGCTGGCCGTGACCGCCCGCGACGTGCGCAGGGTGACCGCCGAGGTCATGAGCCCGGACAACCGGGCGGTCGTGACCTTCGTGCCCGATCTCGCGGACGAGCAAGAGGCGGCAGCGTGA
- a CDS encoding pitrilysin family protein, producing the protein MTLISSRPSVGSPRPWSFPAFERHEIAGGRVITCHLPGRALGVTSLVMDAGASSERTGHEGVAELVARALSEGTPDLDAYEFAVAGERLGASWRAASDWDSLRCGFEVPVGEIAAATDLLAAAVRDAVFADGTLDRIRDERIDEVSIELSQPAARAGEALAGEVFADASRYHLSDGGDIASLESISNDDIRGFRAARLGPSTATLILVGDLEAVDVEALGHRVFAGWPDADPAPAAPDVSPRQTGRRVVVVDRPGSVQSMLLLGHDGPPRKIDDYVAMTTMSLVLGGMFSSRLNMKIREEKGYAYGAHCGFDTRKHGGLFAARAAVQSDVTIPAIADMVAEIERLHDGGVEEEELEQARAYRAGVFPINFAAVNAVAGGLGDLVINDFPDDHFDRLRARVLDVRKEELDASAAGRLRPADLVTVVVGDANGFAGELDAAGLGPVEVVPDEA; encoded by the coding sequence GTGACGTTGATCAGCTCACGGCCCTCGGTCGGAAGCCCAAGGCCGTGGAGCTTCCCGGCGTTCGAGCGGCATGAGATCGCGGGCGGACGGGTGATCACGTGTCACTTGCCCGGTCGCGCGCTAGGGGTGACGTCGCTGGTCATGGACGCAGGCGCGAGCTCCGAACGGACCGGCCACGAGGGAGTCGCCGAGCTGGTCGCACGCGCGTTGTCGGAGGGCACTCCCGATCTCGACGCGTATGAGTTCGCGGTTGCCGGCGAGCGGCTGGGTGCAAGCTGGCGGGCCGCTTCGGACTGGGACTCGCTGCGGTGCGGGTTCGAGGTCCCGGTCGGTGAGATCGCCGCGGCGACCGACTTGCTCGCCGCCGCCGTGCGCGACGCGGTCTTCGCGGACGGCACGCTCGACCGGATCCGCGACGAGCGCATCGACGAGGTAAGCATCGAGCTCAGCCAGCCTGCTGCGCGGGCCGGCGAGGCGCTCGCCGGAGAGGTGTTCGCCGACGCCAGCCGCTACCACCTCTCGGACGGTGGCGACATCGCCTCCCTCGAGTCGATCTCGAACGACGACATCCGCGGCTTCAGGGCCGCCCGGCTCGGCCCGTCAACGGCAACCCTGATCCTGGTCGGCGACCTCGAGGCGGTCGACGTCGAGGCGCTCGGGCATCGTGTCTTCGCCGGCTGGCCGGACGCCGACCCGGCGCCTGCGGCTCCCGACGTCTCGCCCAGGCAAACCGGCCGGCGGGTCGTTGTGGTCGACCGCCCTGGCTCGGTGCAGTCGATGCTGCTGCTCGGGCACGACGGCCCGCCGCGCAAGATCGACGACTACGTGGCGATGACCACGATGTCGCTCGTGCTCGGCGGGATGTTCTCCTCCCGGCTCAACATGAAGATCCGCGAGGAGAAGGGTTACGCGTACGGCGCGCACTGCGGTTTCGACACCCGCAAGCACGGTGGGCTGTTCGCCGCCCGCGCCGCCGTACAGAGCGACGTGACCATCCCGGCGATCGCCGACATGGTCGCGGAGATCGAACGCCTCCACGACGGTGGCGTCGAAGAGGAGGAGCTCGAACAAGCCCGCGCGTACCGGGCCGGGGTCTTCCCGATCAACTTCGCCGCGGTCAACGCGGTGGCAGGCGGCCTCGGTGATCTCGTGATCAACGACTTCCCCGACGACCACTTCGACCGGTTGCGCGCGAGGGTCCTCGACGTGCGGAAGGAAGAGCTGGACGCCAGCGCGGCCGGCCGGCTTCGACCCGCGGACCTGGTAACCGTCGTTGTCGGCGATGCCAACGGGTTCGCCGGCGAGCTGGATGCCGCCGGGCTCGGGCCGGTCGAGGTCGTTCCCGACGAGGCCTGA